One Prevotella intermedia ATCC 25611 = DSM 20706 DNA window includes the following coding sequences:
- a CDS encoding MATE family efflux transporter, which translates to MDKTNREILNLAIPSIVSNITVPLLGLVDLTIVGHIGNENYIGAIAIGSMIFNIMYWILGFLRMGTSGMTSQAYGREDWEDALRVLLRALTIGVGMGMTFIVCQSAIEWGMVRAMNTPETSLPLVRAYFRIAIWGAPAMLGLYGLTGWFIGMQNTKIPMLIAIVQNIINIFASLLFVFAFGWKIEGVAAGTLIAQWSGFFMALFFVHRGLRNKTFYASATTAQLSLSLFKSTLAHVEAWQRFFVVNRDIFLRTLCLVAVNLFFTSAGGKQGALMLSVNTLLMTMFTLFSYFMDGFAYAGEALSGKLYGAKDKARFLQMVRRLFIFGGVMVVLFTSVYVFGGLDFLRLLTDEEYVVRASIPYLVWVYFIPLAGVAAFIYDGIFIGMTETKGMLVPSAIAMACFFAFYYVAKPSLGNNALWIAFLIFLSFRGILQFFWARKYVFNRF; encoded by the coding sequence GTGGATAAGACAAACAGAGAAATACTCAACCTTGCCATTCCGTCAATCGTTAGCAACATCACCGTGCCGCTTTTGGGCTTGGTCGATTTAACGATTGTAGGACATATAGGCAACGAAAACTACATTGGTGCTATTGCTATCGGCTCTATGATATTCAATATTATGTATTGGATATTGGGCTTTTTGCGCATGGGTACAAGTGGAATGACGTCTCAGGCATACGGCAGAGAGGATTGGGAGGACGCGCTTCGTGTGTTGCTTCGTGCCTTAACCATTGGTGTCGGTATGGGTATGACGTTCATTGTTTGCCAGTCTGCGATAGAGTGGGGAATGGTTCGTGCAATGAATACCCCCGAAACTTCTTTGCCATTGGTGCGTGCTTACTTTCGCATAGCTATTTGGGGAGCACCTGCTATGCTTGGTTTGTACGGGCTGACGGGGTGGTTTATCGGTATGCAGAATACGAAAATACCTATGCTGATAGCCATTGTGCAAAACATTATCAATATTTTCGCCTCGTTGTTGTTCGTCTTTGCCTTTGGTTGGAAGATAGAAGGAGTTGCTGCAGGCACACTAATAGCGCAATGGAGCGGTTTCTTTATGGCATTGTTCTTTGTGCACCGTGGACTTAGAAACAAAACTTTCTATGCATCGGCAACTACTGCACAGCTTTCCTTATCGCTTTTCAAGTCTACACTTGCCCACGTTGAGGCTTGGCAACGCTTCTTCGTTGTAAACCGCGATATATTTCTACGCACGCTTTGTTTGGTAGCTGTCAATCTCTTTTTCACAAGCGCAGGTGGCAAGCAAGGTGCGCTAATGCTGTCGGTAAATACGCTATTGATGACGATGTTTACCCTCTTTTCCTACTTTATGGACGGCTTTGCCTATGCTGGTGAGGCTTTGAGTGGTAAGCTATATGGGGCAAAGGATAAGGCGAGATTTCTGCAAATGGTGCGCCGTTTGTTTATTTTTGGCGGCGTTATGGTAGTTTTGTTCACGTCGGTTTACGTTTTCGGCGGCCTCGATTTTCTTCGTTTGCTCACCGATGAGGAATATGTTGTTCGAGCTTCGATACCTTATCTTGTTTGGGTTTATTTTATTCCGCTTGCAGGTGTTGCAGCTTTTATATACGATGGCATATTTATCGGTATGACCGAAACAAAGGGAATGCTTGTTCCTTCTGCCATAGCAATGGCTTGCTTCTTTGCTTTCTATTATGTTGCCAAGCCATCTTTGGGCAACAATGCTTTGTGGATAGCCTTCCTTATATTCCTTTCTTTCCGTGGCATTCTTCAGTTCTTTTGGGCAAGAAAGTATGTTTTCAACCGCTTTTAG
- a CDS encoding alpha-amylase family protein, which produces MKLVIYQVFTRTFGNKNSNRKPNGTLAENGVGKMNDFDVATLQQIKSLGVNTIWYTGVIRHATCTDYSAFGIPRQTPRVVKGKAGSPYAITDYYDIDPDIADNVAERMSEFEDLVKRTHKEGLKVIIDFVPNHVAREYKSICKPKGVKDLGETDDTGKHFDVNNNFYYCPNEPLDISAIPLPKGTEADNSNEMAAEYTETVARCTGNDRFDAHPQANDWYETVKLNYGIDYCDWGGRSTHFEPIPDTWHKMTDILLFWAAKGVDGFRCDMAEMVPHEFWKYATEKVKAQYPHIVFIGEVYDPNQYRTYVAAGFDYLYDKVGMYDCLRDVMCGYRSASNISQQWQATDDIREHILYFLENHDEQRIASDFFCGNMQKGIPALIVSALFQRNPVMIYAGQEFGERGVDGEGFSGVDGRSTIFDYWSVDAIRKGFFERSELSAEQLQLEKDYHTILNICNSEKAVSEGKTFDLMYANEANEDFDSNKMFAFLRSFGNTTLLVVANFGEAEAHVRVNIPAHAFDYMELTEGKKDMVDLLSGDQQTAILQQDSPVEMVVVGLSGRIYKF; this is translated from the coding sequence AATGACTTTGATGTTGCAACGTTGCAGCAGATAAAGTCGCTCGGTGTAAATACCATTTGGTACACTGGTGTCATTCGTCATGCCACTTGCACCGACTATTCTGCTTTCGGTATTCCACGTCAGACACCACGCGTTGTTAAGGGTAAGGCTGGTTCGCCCTATGCCATTACCGACTATTACGACATCGACCCCGACATCGCTGATAATGTTGCGGAACGTATGAGCGAGTTTGAAGACTTGGTAAAACGCACCCATAAGGAAGGCTTGAAGGTGATTATCGACTTCGTTCCCAACCATGTGGCGCGCGAATACAAGAGCATTTGCAAGCCAAAGGGCGTGAAAGATTTGGGCGAAACCGACGATACGGGCAAGCATTTCGATGTGAATAACAACTTCTATTATTGTCCTAACGAACCTTTGGATATATCAGCGATACCGCTTCCCAAGGGTACTGAGGCTGATAATTCAAACGAAATGGCGGCTGAATACACCGAGACGGTGGCACGCTGCACGGGTAACGACAGGTTCGATGCACACCCACAAGCCAACGATTGGTACGAAACCGTCAAGCTGAATTACGGTATTGATTATTGCGATTGGGGCGGACGCAGCACCCATTTTGAACCAATACCCGATACTTGGCACAAAATGACCGACATATTGCTGTTCTGGGCGGCTAAAGGAGTTGATGGTTTCCGCTGCGATATGGCAGAAATGGTGCCCCATGAGTTTTGGAAGTATGCCACCGAAAAGGTAAAAGCGCAGTATCCCCACATCGTTTTCATTGGCGAAGTGTACGACCCTAATCAGTATAGAACGTATGTTGCAGCAGGTTTCGACTATCTGTACGACAAGGTGGGCATGTACGATTGCTTGCGCGATGTGATGTGTGGGTACCGTTCGGCAAGTAATATTTCGCAGCAATGGCAGGCTACCGACGATATTCGTGAGCATATATTGTACTTCCTTGAGAACCACGACGAGCAGCGAATAGCGTCCGATTTCTTTTGCGGAAATATGCAAAAAGGAATCCCTGCGCTTATTGTTTCAGCCTTGTTTCAGCGTAATCCCGTGATGATTTATGCAGGACAGGAGTTCGGCGAGCGAGGAGTGGACGGCGAAGGCTTCTCAGGCGTAGACGGTCGCTCTACTATTTTCGACTATTGGAGCGTTGATGCCATTCGCAAAGGTTTCTTTGAGCGTAGCGAGTTGTCGGCTGAACAACTGCAATTGGAAAAGGATTACCACACAATATTGAATATTTGCAATAGTGAGAAAGCCGTCAGCGAGGGCAAAACGTTCGACCTTATGTATGCCAACGAGGCGAATGAAGACTTCGATAGCAACAAAATGTTTGCCTTTTTGCGCAGTTTTGGCAATACAACCTTGCTTGTTGTTGCCAACTTTGGCGAAGCTGAGGCTCACGTTCGTGTGAATATCCCTGCCCATGCGTTCGACTATATGGAGCTGACAGAGGGTAAGAAAGATATGGTTGATTTGCTTTCAGGCGACCAACAAACGGCTATTTTGCAGCAAGATAGTCCTGTCGAGATGGTGGTTGTAGGACTTAGTGGAAGGATTTATAAATTTTAA